One Epinephelus fuscoguttatus linkage group LG16, E.fuscoguttatus.final_Chr_v1 genomic window, GCTGAATGCAGATTCTAGCCACGTGGATGAAGGCTAAATTTCAGGCATGGAAGAAGTGGATATTCCAATGGAACATATGAGGAACTTCGTTATTAAAGCTGGCATTGTTAAAATATGCTACCAAACCAAAACCTTGCAGCAGTTTGCCTCATAAATATAAGTTCATGTAAGGTgtagaaatgaaaagaaaggcAACTTTAGATATATATGAGCATTTATTGGGCATTTAAGTCGACCAAAGAGAGGGACATTTACAGAAGTCACCCCCTCAGGAGAAGTATTCTGGATTTCTAAATCAGGCACTCTAAGCCCAAGAAGGTTTAAATGAGGAACTGAATTGGAGCCATTTTTGTAGCATTGTTTGGACTATATTTGTTCTCAAAGAAAAGACCTATTTGAGAACAACTGGAAATTTATTTAAGGGATGGATTTGCTGTTGCTGCAGATCGACTTTACATTTAGGTAGGGTGAGTCATAAATATTGAGAGATAAAAGAGTTTTAATaatgctgtgtttaaaaaaaaaaaaaaaaaaaaaaaatctgaaaaaaaaggaTATTCAGTTCCCTGGGTTCAAACCTTGTATTGGATTTGAGGTGAAATAGCAGTTTTCtcggttaaaataaaaatgatcaaatgaGCACAGCATGGGTGACAACcattagccaatcagagccatAAGCGCGGGACTAACGCTGCCgtcaagctgttgtcaagcaGTGCACGAGAACGAATGAGGggtaataacaacaatggcaagCGCTATTGACAAAGTAGACATTGCTATCAAGGCTGTTCTAAATAGGAATGTCTTGTCAATATCGCCTGAAATCgcagtttgtttctttttaactttGCTCCACTACATTCTTAAAACCTCTGCAGTCCAGCGCATTGGCGTGACTGTGCATCAGTCTGGACTTAAAATAATGTTAGATTAAGGCGGGGTCTCTGGTGATTGGTAAGGATAGAAAATCAAATCCCCCTCCACAACATAAGTCAGTTGGAGTGgacacaatgtcagactgaCAGTGATTTCTGATAGATAGCCTGGAAGGCTAAGTTATCCCATGTTGTATGAgtgttagtggagtcaatttaaagtaaacttcactgcacttaaacagttacaataatttacattatttatgtattgtttttatctttcatgaccaaaagcaaaaaaaaaggtttggcaGCCTCGTCTGTAACAGATTGTGTTAAATTGGCATGGAATAATGTCTCACATTAATGGCAGGCCCTTGAATCACACTGAATCGAAATCATATCGTGGCAAACTTTGTGATATCTGCAAATATCAtatcgttgtccaaagaatctaTATAATATTGTATAGTAATGAAACTAGGGATTTATACCCCTTGTATTCTGTAAAACAGACTTGGTGATTTTTAGGTCACATGACTGATTAATGGACCGTTTATAAGAAAACCAGAAACAAACTTAAGCACCACACATATGAAAGGAAAGACAGcgaaaaatgttttgtgaaatgaataaagcaTGGTGAACTGAAAGAGGTCTGAGCTGTGTGTTCTAATTTTGACACAGAGCAAACAACAAAGGGACTACCTGGCTTTGTAGTTGGAGATGAACGGGTTAGTGTCTGCTTGTGAGTCTCCACTAAATGGGTTGGGGGAGCGCAGGTCTCCAGAACTGCCAGAACGCCCCCCGTTGCTGGTCTTGCGGCCTTCCTTCTTTCCCGTCACGCGTTCCAGTAGGCTGACCTTCTCCTTTTTCTCCTTCCGCTCTGCCCGGTCCCACAGCTGCCCGTGCTCCCCCTCGAATGGGTTGCGGTTGCGTGGGAGCGTGGCATACTTCTGTGGCAGGGTGTCACTGATATCAGTGAAAGGGTCACTGTGTGCCTCGCCGTCCTGGTAGCCGGGCACCTCACTCTGGGAACGCCTGTGAGGGCCGCCTGCACTCCCTGGAAGAGAAATGAAACGCAGTACATCAACTTGTGACATAGTTATGATGAAATAATATGTAACCACACAAATAGCTAATGGCacttaaaaaagataaaatgtgtttttatttgcgTGATCATCTGTGACAGAAACAGAATGATCTATTTGGGCTTTTTACTGGCCTAATTTTTTCATTGATGAGTTAATTCAAAACTGAttaatggttgttttgtgttcaaAACCCTTTTCTTTAACAGTTTAACAGAGACAAAAGCACCTGTAAAAATCAGCACTTTGTGTTGTTCCTAATTATTTACTCATATTATTTTCAAAGATAGTATTGTGGCTCTTCCAACTTATCACACACCtcaaaagaaacatttattgggACCAGTAAGGACAGCTTATTATATCATTTATATCTTATAAATCTCAACTGCATCCCTCCTACCCTCAGAACAGTTTTCCTCCCCTCCCTGCCAACCTGAGTAACCACAAAGAAGCTTGATAAAGTCAAAATCATCATAATGTCACTGCCACAAATAGTTGTGTGCTGGAAATTGAACAGTCAGGACGGAGTGGTCAGTGGGTTGAGAAATGCTTATTTATTTGCCTTTTATGACTGTTTGTACATTTAGAGACCAACAGTTGTGTTGCTGGTCATGAATATCAGACACTTTTGATAGTTGCTTGGTTTCTCTCAGCTTCCCCTGGCAAAAGTATGACTTTTACTGCTTCAATACTGGGGTTCATACCAAGGTATACCATAAAGCCATATACTGAGGTACATAAACTGACAGTGATGCATACATGTACTTGTCTAAGGTATTGAAATAAACATAATGCAACCAGACAGAGAATCTCAACCACATGCACATCTCCTTTCCTCCTCGACTGCCTGTGACACACATAGTTTCAAGTTTTTAATTACgataaagtgtttgtttaaacCCTccaaaaatcattttcatttctttaaggGTCACCATAACTCTTAATAATTATATTATTGTGTAAAACTGTATACCATGATACTGTGAAATTTTCTAAGACGCACAccatactgttgcaaccctattcagcacaaaatgaccataatgAATCCTACTGATTAGCAAATAACATGATTGCTGATCATACCTGCCCTAAAAACTGACATCTTCGGATAAAGATTTGGGGGATTATTAAATACATCTCAGTGTGACCCGTTCTTATCTATGCTTCATCTTTTTCGGTTGCTACGCAATGCAGGACAGTGTAAGTAAGCACCTGCTGGTATATTtagcacagaaaacaaaaaggaaaaaagcatttataagtattattattaccattaccAACTTTTTTTGCATAATTATGCCATTAATAGCCTTTCTGCTGGATCTCTGTACTGTTGTTATGAAAACTGTGACTACTGTTTGCATTAATTATAGCTACAGTAATGCAAGGACAACGGGGGCAAATGGAAGGCCAATTTTCTACCAGTTAGTGACAGTAATAATTAAAGTTCACAGATTGATATGAATTTTCTAAAACTAATATCTAATTTAGCTTAGATTTATGTACtttatactgtaaatatatttaaataaatatcacTGAAGCTCTGTGATTTCTATCGACCTCTACTGATAGCCACTAAAAATTGCAACAGCATCCTACGTTAAGAGTCACACAAGAAGAATAAGATACTTAATTAAAAGCTGGTAGATGACTAAAACATTGTGTTTAGAGACACAATATGCAAAATAGTATCGTTATAACACTGCTCTATCATACATAAAAATTGAGACCAGTGTACCACTGTTGATCCTTAAAACTTTTTATACATGCAAAGCTGTCAATGACTCACTGATCACCTCACTTGCAAATGAAACATAACTGGTGTAATTTCAAAAACTCTAAATCCCTACAGACATGTGCCAAGCAGCAATAAAGCTTTACCTATCACCGCCCTTTGAGATCATACAAAAAAATTGATTCATTTAACCAAATATAACAAATACTGGGTCAACCTGCTGtaacaaatgtgaaaaaataagCTCTGATCCTTACCACTCTCTTCTATGGAGTTCATTGAGTCCAGTTTGGGCCGAAAGTGAGTCCCAATGAGATCTGACATGGAATGGGCTGCGGAGAGTTTATGGGCCCCAGCGAGCAGCGGTCTCTTGACCTTGGCTTCAGGCTGAGGTTGTGGTTCTGGGGCGAAGGACTGACGGTTAGGCTCTGTGTCACACACGGCAGACCGAGGCAGGATGGCTGACGATGTGTCGCTAAAGCCACTGTCGTGTTTGCGACCTTTCATTTTGTCCTTCAGTTTGGAAAAAGGTGAGCGGGGCTTTTCCTTCATGGAGAGGTCAAACATGCTGGCTGTCATGTTGTTCCTCATGAATTGGATGCTGACTTGGATGCGGCCTCGttctttcctcttcttcccCGGCTTGGACTCCAAGGAATACCAGCTAAAACGAGAGTGGAGGAAGCTTAGGCTGAGCAAATTCAATGAGACAATTTATATAAAAAGAGCAGGATTTATGAACATCTTCTGAGTTGATTACATGTAATTCAACATAATTCAGGAAGACAGTTATACAAAGTCAGAGTGTGGTAAAAGTCTTTACACTATCAAACAATACAACAAAAGGACAAAATAGCCCACATTCTTTCTAATGTGCTCTACCTACTTATTTGTGGACATCACTGAAAGGGCTAATTTGAGCAGACTAATCCAAAAGCTACACACAAATGCAGGGGCTTAAACCGTTTGAACTTT contains:
- the LOC125903638 gene encoding rab11 family-interacting protein 2 — its product is MSLGEQSQKWFPTHVQATVLQATGLQPKGKNGTNDAYTIIQLGKEKYSTSVAEKTLNPVWREEASFELPGLLLEGNPEVYELCLIVMHRSLVGMDKFLGQRSINLNEIFDNKERKKTDWYSLESKPGKKRKERGRIQVSIQFMRNNMTASMFDLSMKEKPRSPFSKLKDKMKGRKHDSGFSDTSSAILPRSAVCDTEPNRQSFAPEPQPQPEAKVKRPLLAGAHKLSAAHSMSDLIGTHFRPKLDSMNSIEESGSAGGPHRRSQSEVPGYQDGEAHSDPFTDISDTLPQKYATLPRNRNPFEGEHGQLWDRAERKEKKEKVSLLERVTGKKEGRKTSNGGRSGSSGDLRSPNPFSGDSQADTNPFISNYKASDKKSTGHEDITFGHKKKDIFGKKKEATQESVAAYSNLSFEEVVQELIKQKEVVKKKDAHIRELEDYIDNLLVRVMEETPSILRTPYEPKKKAGKISKK